Proteins from a genomic interval of Quercus robur chromosome 9, dhQueRobu3.1, whole genome shotgun sequence:
- the LOC126699087 gene encoding sugar transporter ERD6-like 5 isoform X3 translates to MNSIKYMAVVLVVVTMFVPTVLVVMVVVRVRLDLFQPQYSLFGSILTIGAMMGAIVSGQIADYIGRRGTMGFSEIFCLAGWLAIAFSKGAWWLDLGRLLVGCGMGLLSYVVPIYIAEITPKNLRGGFTTVHQLMICCGVSLTYLIGAFVKWRTLALIGKLPCSCPVFLSFEGSFIIRLLLFFFNLGTILCLVQLLGLFFSPESPRWLAKIGQKKECEAAIQHLRGQNADITPEATEIRVNFGLQMSMRI, encoded by the exons ATGAACAGCATCAAGTATATGGCAGTGGTACTAGTAGTGGTGACCATGTTTGTGCCAACAGTATTGgttgtgatggtggtggtgagaGTCAGATTGGATCTTTTTCAGCCACAG TACTCACTTTTTGGTTCAATATTGACAATTGGAGCAATGATGGGTGCAATAGTGAGTGGCCAAATAGCAGATTACATAGGTAGAAGAGGT ACAATGGGCTTTTCAGAGATATTCTGCCTGGCAGGGTGGCTAGCCATAGCATTCTCAAAG GGTGCTTGGTGGCTTGACCTTGGGAGACTGTTGGTAGGTTGTGGGATGGGACTCCTTTCCTATGTG GTACCTATATATATAGCAGAAATAACACCTAAGAATCTTCGGGGAGGGTTTACAACTGTTCATCAG TTGATGATTTGTTGTGGGGTATCGTTAACATATTTAATTGGAGCTTTTGTGAAATGGCGAACTTTGGCTCTGATTGGTAAGCTTCCCTGCTCTTGTCCTGTATTCTTGTCATTTGAAGGTAGTTTCATAATaaggcttcttctttttttctttaatttaggAACTATACTATGTCTAGTACAACTTCTTGGTCTATTCTTTAGTCCAGAATCTCCAAGATGGCTG gcaaaaattgGTCAAAAGAAAGAGTGTGAAGCTGCTATACAGCACCTTAGGGGGCAGAATGCTGATATCACTCCAGAAGCTACTGAGATTAGAGTAAATTTTGGACTTCAGATGTCAATGAGAATATAA
- the LOC126699087 gene encoding sugar transporter ERD6-like 5 isoform X1 has product MNSIKYMAVVLVVVTMFVPTVLVVMVVVRVRLDLFQPQVGYSSPAQTGIMDDLGLIVAKYSLFGSILTIGAMMGAIVSGQIADYIGRRGTMGFSEIFCLAGWLAIAFSKGAWWLDLGRLLVGCGMGLLSYVVPIYIAEITPKNLRGGFTTVHQLMICCGVSLTYLIGAFVKWRTLALIGKLPCSCPVFLSFEGSFIIRLLLFFFNLGTILCLVQLLGLFFSPESPRWLAKIGQKKECEAAIQHLRGQNADITPEATEIRVNFGLQMSMRI; this is encoded by the exons ATGAACAGCATCAAGTATATGGCAGTGGTACTAGTAGTGGTGACCATGTTTGTGCCAACAGTATTGgttgtgatggtggtggtgagaGTCAGATTGGATCTTTTTCAGCCACAG GTGGGATATTCATCACCTGCTCAGACTGGAATCATGGATGACCTGGGTCTTATAGTGGCTAAG TACTCACTTTTTGGTTCAATATTGACAATTGGAGCAATGATGGGTGCAATAGTGAGTGGCCAAATAGCAGATTACATAGGTAGAAGAGGT ACAATGGGCTTTTCAGAGATATTCTGCCTGGCAGGGTGGCTAGCCATAGCATTCTCAAAG GGTGCTTGGTGGCTTGACCTTGGGAGACTGTTGGTAGGTTGTGGGATGGGACTCCTTTCCTATGTG GTACCTATATATATAGCAGAAATAACACCTAAGAATCTTCGGGGAGGGTTTACAACTGTTCATCAG TTGATGATTTGTTGTGGGGTATCGTTAACATATTTAATTGGAGCTTTTGTGAAATGGCGAACTTTGGCTCTGATTGGTAAGCTTCCCTGCTCTTGTCCTGTATTCTTGTCATTTGAAGGTAGTTTCATAATaaggcttcttctttttttctttaatttaggAACTATACTATGTCTAGTACAACTTCTTGGTCTATTCTTTAGTCCAGAATCTCCAAGATGGCTG gcaaaaattgGTCAAAAGAAAGAGTGTGAAGCTGCTATACAGCACCTTAGGGGGCAGAATGCTGATATCACTCCAGAAGCTACTGAGATTAGAGTAAATTTTGGACTTCAGATGTCAATGAGAATATAA
- the LOC126699087 gene encoding sugar transporter ERD6-like 5 isoform X4, with amino-acid sequence MNSIKYMAVVLVVVTMFVPTVLVVMVVVRVRLDLFQPQVGYSSPAQTGIMDDLGLIVAKYSLFGSILTIGAMMGAIVSGQIADYIGRRGTMGFSEIFCLAGWLAIAFSKGAWWLDLGRLLVGCGMGLLSYVVPIYIAEITPKNLRGGFTTVHQLMICCGVSLTYLIGAFVKWRTLALIGTILCLVQLLGLFFSPESPRWLVSYSKFY; translated from the exons ATGAACAGCATCAAGTATATGGCAGTGGTACTAGTAGTGGTGACCATGTTTGTGCCAACAGTATTGgttgtgatggtggtggtgagaGTCAGATTGGATCTTTTTCAGCCACAG GTGGGATATTCATCACCTGCTCAGACTGGAATCATGGATGACCTGGGTCTTATAGTGGCTAAG TACTCACTTTTTGGTTCAATATTGACAATTGGAGCAATGATGGGTGCAATAGTGAGTGGCCAAATAGCAGATTACATAGGTAGAAGAGGT ACAATGGGCTTTTCAGAGATATTCTGCCTGGCAGGGTGGCTAGCCATAGCATTCTCAAAG GGTGCTTGGTGGCTTGACCTTGGGAGACTGTTGGTAGGTTGTGGGATGGGACTCCTTTCCTATGTG GTACCTATATATATAGCAGAAATAACACCTAAGAATCTTCGGGGAGGGTTTACAACTGTTCATCAG TTGATGATTTGTTGTGGGGTATCGTTAACATATTTAATTGGAGCTTTTGTGAAATGGCGAACTTTGGCTCTGATTG gAACTATACTATGTCTAGTACAACTTCTTGGTCTATTCTTTAGTCCAGAATCTCCAAGATGGCTGGTgagttattcaaaattttattag
- the LOC126699087 gene encoding sugar transporter ERD6-like 5 isoform X5: MNSIKYMAVVLVVVTMFVPTVLVVMVVVRVRLDLFQPQVGYSSPAQTGIMDDLGLIVAKYSLFGSILTIGAMMGAIVSGQIADYIGRRGTMGFSEIFCLAGWLAIAFSKGAWWLDLGRLLVGCGMGLLSYVVPIYIAEITPKNLRGGFTTVHQLMICCGVSLTYLIGAFVKWRTLALIGKNWSKERV, translated from the exons ATGAACAGCATCAAGTATATGGCAGTGGTACTAGTAGTGGTGACCATGTTTGTGCCAACAGTATTGgttgtgatggtggtggtgagaGTCAGATTGGATCTTTTTCAGCCACAG GTGGGATATTCATCACCTGCTCAGACTGGAATCATGGATGACCTGGGTCTTATAGTGGCTAAG TACTCACTTTTTGGTTCAATATTGACAATTGGAGCAATGATGGGTGCAATAGTGAGTGGCCAAATAGCAGATTACATAGGTAGAAGAGGT ACAATGGGCTTTTCAGAGATATTCTGCCTGGCAGGGTGGCTAGCCATAGCATTCTCAAAG GGTGCTTGGTGGCTTGACCTTGGGAGACTGTTGGTAGGTTGTGGGATGGGACTCCTTTCCTATGTG GTACCTATATATATAGCAGAAATAACACCTAAGAATCTTCGGGGAGGGTTTACAACTGTTCATCAG TTGATGATTTGTTGTGGGGTATCGTTAACATATTTAATTGGAGCTTTTGTGAAATGGCGAACTTTGGCTCTGATTG gcaaaaattgGTCAAAAGAAAGAGTGTGA
- the LOC126699087 gene encoding sugar transporter ERD6-like 5 isoform X2: MVVLSTLVAVSGSYVFGTAVGYSSPAQTGIMDDLGLIVAKYSLFGSILTIGAMMGAIVSGQIADYIGRRGTMGFSEIFCLAGWLAIAFSKGAWWLDLGRLLVGCGMGLLSYVVPIYIAEITPKNLRGGFTTVHQLMICCGVSLTYLIGAFVKWRTLALIGKLPCSCPVFLSFEGSFIIRLLLFFFNLGTILCLVQLLGLFFSPESPRWLAKIGQKKECEAAIQHLRGQNADITPEATEIRVNFGLQMSMRI, from the exons ATGGTTGTGCTTAGCACTTTGGTTGCTGTCTCTGGTTCCTATGTTTTTGGCACAGCT GTGGGATATTCATCACCTGCTCAGACTGGAATCATGGATGACCTGGGTCTTATAGTGGCTAAG TACTCACTTTTTGGTTCAATATTGACAATTGGAGCAATGATGGGTGCAATAGTGAGTGGCCAAATAGCAGATTACATAGGTAGAAGAGGT ACAATGGGCTTTTCAGAGATATTCTGCCTGGCAGGGTGGCTAGCCATAGCATTCTCAAAG GGTGCTTGGTGGCTTGACCTTGGGAGACTGTTGGTAGGTTGTGGGATGGGACTCCTTTCCTATGTG GTACCTATATATATAGCAGAAATAACACCTAAGAATCTTCGGGGAGGGTTTACAACTGTTCATCAG TTGATGATTTGTTGTGGGGTATCGTTAACATATTTAATTGGAGCTTTTGTGAAATGGCGAACTTTGGCTCTGATTGGTAAGCTTCCCTGCTCTTGTCCTGTATTCTTGTCATTTGAAGGTAGTTTCATAATaaggcttcttctttttttctttaatttaggAACTATACTATGTCTAGTACAACTTCTTGGTCTATTCTTTAGTCCAGAATCTCCAAGATGGCTG gcaaaaattgGTCAAAAGAAAGAGTGTGAAGCTGCTATACAGCACCTTAGGGGGCAGAATGCTGATATCACTCCAGAAGCTACTGAGATTAGAGTAAATTTTGGACTTCAGATGTCAATGAGAATATAA
- the LOC126699085 gene encoding uncharacterized protein LOC126699085 isoform X14, translating to MVRIVSPSSQPMFSSSSSSSLSWSTPTTTSTSMTETVNGSHLFHIAGYSLLEGIGIGNYVASDTFTAGGYSWAIYFYPDGKKVQYDAPYASLFIVLASEGTDVRALFELKLLDQSGKERHKVHTQFDSGPYTIRNCGSMWGCERFFKRTDLEKSDYLKDDCLKVHCSVGVVRSSTKVPKIYSIAVPPSNLGQNLGQLFETGKGTDVNLEVDGETFAAHCEGHSSDYEGSSPERTASQPSSHVEDPSGSFLERYPQFPPWSCQVKNQDGSMRCMQHERPKQAPNVPWTCPRAQLAESLIQTLEKWFEGLAVGPSEHNNEGGSKSRGTRSSRRDNGGGSGSRGTRSSRQRTLRSSRRRTRGPSTPSNEDENNQLGQFLTKQRNLLFLVFLFMFMFMFFLFLFFFFCLFVFLFFVK from the exons ATGGTACGAATTGTGTCTCCTAGTTCTCAGCCgatgttttcttcttcttcatcatcttctttgTCTTGGTCGACTCCAACTACGACATCGACGTCGATGACCGAGACGGTGAATGGGTCCCACCTGTTCCACATCGCAGGGTACTCGCTCTTGGAAGGTATAGGGATCGGAAACTACGTGGCGTCTGATACTTTCACCGCCGGCGGGTACTCTTGGGCAATCTATTTTTACCCGGATGGCAAGAAAGTGCAGTACGATGCTCCGTATGCTTcgttgtttatagttttggcGAGCGAAGGCACTGATGTGAGAGCGCTTTTTGAACTGAAGCTTTTGGATCAGAGTGGGAAAGAGAGGCATAAGGTTCATACCCAGTTCGATAGTGGGCCTTACACGATCAGAAATTGCGGTAGCATGTG GGGTTGCGAGCGATTTTTCAAAAGAACTGATCTAGAGAAATCTGACTACCTCAAAGATGATTGCCTCAAGGTTCACTGTAGTGTAGGTGTTGTGAGATCATCCACCAAGGTTCCTAAGATCTACTCTATTGCAGTACCACCTTCTAACCTTGGTCAGAATTTGGGGCAGCTATTTGAAACTGGAAAGGGAACAGATGTGAATTTAGAAGTTGATGGGGAAACTTTTGCTGCTCATTGTGAAGGGCATAGTTCTGATTATGAAGGTTCATCACCTGAAAGGACTGCGTCTCAACCCTCTAGTCATGTTGAAGACCCTAGTGGTTCTTTCCTAGAGAGGTACCCTCAGTTTCCACCATGGTCGTGCCAAGTGAAGAATCAAGATGGATCTATGAGATGTATGCAACATGAAAGGCCGAAACAAGCTCCGAATGTTCCATGGACCTGCCCG AGGGCCCAGTTGGCGGAGTCTCTTATTCAAACTTTGGAGAAATGGTTTGAAGGGCTTGCAGTTGGCCCCTCAGAGCACAATAATGAAGGAGGTTCTAAGAGTCGTGGTACGAGGTCATCTAGGCGGGATAATGGAGGAGGTTCTGGGAGTCGTGGTACGAGGTCGTCTCGTCAAAGGACCTTGAGGTCGTCTCGTCGAAGAACCCGAGGTCCTTCGACACCTTCCAATGAAGATGAAAACAATCAGCTCGGCCAATTCCttacaaaacaaagaaacttgcttttccttgtatttttgtttatgtttatgtttatgttttttctttttctttttttctttttttgtctttttgtttttttgttttttgttaagTGA